The genomic interval ctagagtgaacacagatttaacaaacgccttgggaaccaatatctgtctggtgacctcccctgtttgtgtctgcctattcaccctatataggatatcctttgatagctcaaaatgggggaatactatcaccccttgtgcatctaaaatctgttcatcaattttcaccaccttgtcatactgtctagcaaggactgggtcttccctttgtttctggcgaaaatcagggaggtacaggtctggtaaatctccagggcccatatccccctccctttggccatccccagccatcacttgtgacctctgactattagaatggtcaccttgagacccagatttctgcaaccagtcctgtttgtccaagcgtctttgcttccgagtcttttgaacccggtgtctactgggaaaaaggtctgctgagaaggggaacagtttgccagggttctcctgagccctagaaggaggctcctcgtgaaagactggggccattaggtctgaaaagaaaggccagtcccgaccgagccaaggagcgactcctactttgaggtaagcctcctgaccttttacctatagccggattttggccgtcggataacgttttacatcgccgtgtatacattctatgctccatggggagtcaaaagaacacacgttgggcggtaacagttcctggaggaccagagttttttcagagcccgaatctacaagggcctggatggtttttcccccaatcagggctggaagtagccagggcttgtaattttccccagtaaaagccgaggcgacggttctgctgaatgaacaatccatcagtggacagtccacataccggtggccttgttctccgcaagcagaacatggagagggttccctcgcaggagggggctgtggatagcgctccgctggaacggttactggagaccaggcatctggtggatcctgtgggcgacgtcctcggaagttcctctcattttgcgacgagctgacatccggaaggagatgagggtctctgcggggaccagcatttggactccgtccttgctggaacgactgctccttccgttggacttggcggttccgtgacgggccgtaggttccccattgatccaacctccctctttgggcgtccacaagtgccggtggagtcaggtccaggacactcgcctgctgctcagccccaaggaagttctccacgagtcggaccgccaaaggtagggtttcagcagcgtggcattttacccatgagcgtgcggaagggggtattatttgtagaaattgttccaaaaccacctgctcaagaattgcctccttagtgcactcctcgggttgtatccagcgtgtacacaagtccaataatcgctgagcgaggacccggggtctcatcttagcggtgtacttcatgttccggaactgctgccggtaggtatctggggtcagacctaagcgatttAGCCTTaccaaatatacagcacacaaaacaaaaatagcttttttttcagcaacaaaaggaaaatggcttttctttagcagacagacaaaaacagtttctctttagcagacagtgtatatggcagttgccctttcccatgcaggggacagacagttcacaattcatctacttttctaatcagaccttgtatcaggaaactctctagcaatctctttagcagcttactcctcaacCGACCGTCTCCATGTgtttacagcctgggttttaacacaccttgattagccagctgggatccaactaattgtcctgagattcccagctgaagttaacctagtcagtgctgcactgcagactagacataggttttccaggcatataactggtggcttttgtttaccctgtcacagggggGTTGGGCAATTTGTATATATTTGCAGGGGGtgaggatttttttgtatgtatttagaggAGTGGGatattttggtatgtattttgtggggggattgtgtgggggaaGGTATGAGAAGGAGGGATTGAGAGGGTGGGGTAATTgactgggggggagtgagaggagcaaGGGAGGGAGTAAGAGTGCGATGCAGGGGAGAAAATACATATgaggggggcagggattgagtgagagtggggtaattaatggagagggggagaggtgagacggaggggagaaaaaaacatgggaagagggagggaaatagagggggctcgcgagggGTTAAATGTGTGGActggcacagatacacagcaaggaacctctagggcaggacattCTGCTCCtcacattctccctctctctccaggtCCCATATTATAGACGCCCTCCTTGTGTCACTGTGCCCCGTGCTGGGTTGAAGTCAGAAAGTGTGCCATTCACCATCTCCATGATGGGCagcctcttcccccttctcctgcccctctccctccttttcctGGGTCACCTGGTAAACCCTTGGCAGTGCCCAGACGAACCCCGCAGCTCCTCTCTGGACCATAACGTCCAGTACGATCTTCCCAACTATGTGGCCCCGAAACACATTCAGGACCTGATCTCCAAGGATGGGCAGGAGCCCTTGGTCTTCATGGCCATCACCAACCACCTGCAAGTTCTGCACGGCTCCGACCTGCGAATCCTACAGAGCGTCACTACTGGACCTACCAACAGCTCAGAGTGCTCTCGGTGCTCCCAGTGCTCGATGGGCAGCGCCCGCCCGGACCAGCCCGAGGACACAGAGAGCCAAGTCCTTGTACTGGACCCAGAAGAAGACATCTTGTACAGCTGCGGCTGCTCTCTCCGCGGACTCTGCTTCCTGCACCAGCTCATAGGCGCCAAGATCTCTGACTCCAAGTGTCTGTTCGACGAGCAGGAGAACTTCCATCTCTTGTGCCGGGACTGTGTGTCCAGCCCACTGGGGACCCTTCTCACAGTGGTGACCCGGGGATACACGGCCTATTTCTACCTGGCCTCGTCGGTTGTTTCCCGCATGGCTGAAAGTTACAGTCCGGTGTCCGTGTCAGTCCGGCGCCTGCTCTCCACTGAGGACGGCTTCGCGGACGGGTTTCACTCGCTGATGGTGTTCCCCCAGTTCAGTGATTCCTACCCCATCCGCTATCTGCACACCTTCCGCACTGAGGACTTTGTCTACTTCCTGACGGTGCAGCTAGAAGAGCTGGGGGGCACAGCCTATCACAGCAGGGTAGTGCGCTTGAGCGCCAtggaggaggagatgaggaggtaaaaggagtgggagatggtggatggtgtaaagaggaggggggggtgcatGGGAATCTAAGCAGAGGTGATCAACTTGGGTATGCTTACCAATCCTATGCCCCACTCTCTctatcccttccctccctctacccccgccactccctctctctaccccctcactgtctctctaccccccactctctcttacgCTGCCCCTCGCGCTCTCTCTATATGCcccctgtaggcggacgctcacaaagttatgcaagggagactggttatggtgaaattaaataaggcttttattgcgcctgtttccttaacatcaggaaaccatccaaacaagggttaaacaaagcttctattcacttgggagtatttctagggaaatactatgcagtccacaacaccctttagataagcatgtctcccagccccaaacatatatcatgaaatgagcagatatcaaaagtcttataaatgaaagccTTATCTGTTCctggtggtttggagggaaaatcttctctgttcctggttgctaccttttcctcagggttttgtcagcattcaggtttagaagtttcccctgtgtcttgcaagcagcctcttctggtagactcaagacgtctgtccccatgtcagtctcacaagttgtgagagtaagggacaacttcccttcctgtctcaaaagacaggcttttctaaacaatctaatcaggcaggtggtgtttgttaattgactaccagcagttaagcaccacactgctggattcgaggcacattacctgaacagggataactcccctgttacagctccctataactcctccttgtGTTTCTTAACTTCGGTAATCGGACGAGAACCGGTGTGTTCAACATGATATGGTTGTTGCCAACAAAGTATTAATAttttgtaatataaaacaaagtgtTACGTAATGATTATAAGATCGTGATGCGGTTGTAAAAATAAACTGATAGTGGGTATGTGACatggtgaagtcaacccctatcaattatgcatgggaaacatatgtctgagtgcttcatccagcactcataagggttaactcaggtggaagttaggtaatcaggaagtaagctgacacctgagagccaggaaggtagataaggatcttgttaccagcagtagctgcctgtctcagatgagagcacatggatagatgtgctgctagccagaaggatacagcacactacttactgcagccaaagtaagatttgtttcatttgtttgcatgactgcttaaaaagactcttaaggtttggttatggtttagccagccagcctgctagctaggaatgctgtgttagtcagttttctcccaacgaggagcaggatttatttgcttaaagggacagggtacccgcatgttatgttgctgtggagaaataaagccactgaacgttttcatttatcctgaaactacacgtgtggactgttccctgacctcggctacaggccgtcctgccacaggtggtgtcagaagtgggatgttggacgggccctgtatctgaaaggccacaaacacacagacgaaaaaaaaaaaaaaaaatggagacaattttttctcagttccttgagcaacagctccagctagcagagaaacaagctgagcaacaggcccagcaagatgagcgacaggcccggcgagaggaaaagctactccaattgctggccgaaggcccagccccaggcaggcCAGGGATTCCAAaaaacccaccggtgatgctgcctaaaatgaagccaaacgaagacccagaggcatttctcctcacttttgaaagggtagccacggcccacggctggacagttgatcgctgggtaatgactctggctccactcatcataggggaagctcatgcagcataccaggctcttccagcagacgaggccatggactatcagcaactaaaggcggCTATTCTGGAtcacctaggcctcactccagagacctaccaacagcggttccggacagtcaaatatacaaacagagacagaccccgggtcgtagcccaccgcttagtagacttatgttcCAGGTGGATACAaacggaaaaacatgacaaggcagagatccttgaacagtttgtgctcgagcagttcatacagatactgcccccctcctcccgctcctgggtaaaaagacacgctgcattttccctggattcagcggtccgcttggttgAAAATTTCCTGGGcaacgacacccaacaggatagcttggaacggccggtgcaaacaccagttgcttccggtgatgctagaggcaggagagcagacaatcgagggggcTACAAcctgccagctcgggagatccagtcaacccgatcggaagaccctttcccatctcggagggttcctggtacaaactcccgcagagatgcccatcctgggtccgaggccactggatcactcaagggaggccgccacccacagtattccctgagaacctggactcctgtcacccacccggtggagacgATAACCCCACCAATCAGAAGGGAGGAcaccatccaacagcggagaggtccaaacaccgagccccgtcgagagcttccgctgacgaccgaggttgcggattcaggagatgatgagatggactgttcatatggcagaaccactgccacagcttgtctccgaggggaccacaatccgtggttagtcccagcatctctgggggggacaaaagtaaacgccatgctggactcgggctctggaaaaaccctgatcctagagggcctaattccaagcaatagactatcttatgactctccttggaatatcgagtgtatccatggggatacaaagagatacccgacggcgaacgttctactgagtatccaggatcaagaggctagcctactagtgggagttgctccctggctacctgctcctgttttacttggccgagactggccccacctcgaaacattgttggcccctactcctacggagccaacttctctggtaccggagaagcccggagacttgttccctttttccccagagatttttccccgtagacaccatgtcccaaagacacgtaaacagagacttgcggaaaaagaggactagttaagaaaggctgggactcttggtaacattagtcagcccaaaggactgcaggtcatggccggggatgaccagggtggggaacagatagacactggaattttgccagacctgaatcttcctgacttccgtcagaggcagagggaggacccagctctggctagacaatatgagaaggtggtacaggtcaacaacaagataatggatgaacagggtgtaaaagtgtttccacatttttaactgttgaatgacattctatatcgtgtgaataaggttacacaaacaggggaggtcattcgacagatgctagtccctaaagggttgattaaaacggtgttcaccctagcccatactctcccatggggtggtcatttgggcagagataaaaccacggaccgcatctcgtcccttgttttactgtccaggcatacatggtgacatcatgaaactatgtgagacgtcctgaatgccagttaactagccaaaaaggacagaagccggctcccttggttcctctgcccttggtagctgtcccattcgagagaattgggatagatctggtcggacctttagaatgctctgcgaagggacataaatttatactcgttgtggtagattatgccaccagatctCCGGAGGCCTTccttctgagatcagccactgctaaacaggttgctcacaggctgttagaactgttctctagggtaggacttccccaagtaatcttaactgaccagggaacaaatttcatggcaaagttaatgcaggatgtcctgaagttattggaggtaaaatccgtccggacctcagtctaccatcctcagactgatggattggcagagaggtttaaccgtactttaaaaaccatgcttaggaagtttgtggacactgaaaagcgagcttgggatgaacttctccctttcctgttgtttgcggtacgagaagttccccaatcatccacaggcttctccccgtttgagctcctatatggacgccaacctctgggtattctcgacctactgaaggaatcctgggaggagccctccccctccaagaatacccttcagtatgtcatagaccttagaaatcgcctagacatgataggtcggtttgctaaggaaaacctcaaatctgctcaagaacgtcaagaaaggcagtataaccaaaatgctcgcttgagggtcttccaacctagggaccaagtgatgctactactaccgacatcagagagtaaactccttgcgaagtggcagggtcctttccaagttctccgccgcaccggggaggtgaactatgagatctctcaatcagggtccaggaagggtaaataaatctaccacgtgaacctcctgaaaccctggaaaacgatgagatcgctgttcatccaccctcgggaaggagagatggatttgggtccgcagcttccaaagggtagtacgtacaatgaccatcaggttcccatgggggggcagttaacaacggaacaaaggtcagacctactagaattatgtgaccagttcccagatgttttttcggagctgccagggcagactaatttagtgtcccataggattgagacagaacctggcgtaaaagtacggtcccgtccctatagattgccagagggccgaaaagacctggtagagagggagataatagacatgttggaattgggcgtgatcgagtagtcccacagcgaatggtatagccctatcgtgttggtccctaacgtgaggttttgcgtggatcagcgaaaggtaaatgctgtatccagatttgatgcatatccaatgcctagggtggatgaattgcttgactcgcttggtaaagcagagtatatctctaccctagatctcacgaaaggatattggcagatacctctagcggaagaatccaaatgcaaaactgcctttgccacccctctcgggttataccaattcgtcactatgccatttgggttacatggggctccagtcacatttcaaaggttaatggacaaggtactacgaccccatagggcatatgccgcggcctacttggatgacattgtcatctatagcagacactggcagtctcatataaaaaggttaagggcagtcctaacgtccttaagaaaagccgggctcactgcaaatccaaaaaaatgtgccctgggtaaattcactacaaagtacttgggctatgccgttgggggagggatagtaaggccactagctagcaaggtggtcgccataaaggaagtccccaccccacagacaaagacacagttccgctcccttttggggttagcagggtattaccggcggtttatccccaatttttcagaaatatctgcacccctaacagatctgacaaaaaagagtgtcccaacccaagttaaatggtcttgggagtgccaagacgcctttgacatgctaaaaaagtgcctgtcagagggccccgctcttcggagcccagattttaaagagcccttcatcatccagacggatgcctcagaggtaagactgggagcagtgctgtctcagcaatttgatggtgttgaacaccccatactgttcatcagccggaaactgttcccaagggaagtgaggtattccgttattgagaaggagtgcctcgctgtaaaatgggcaattgaggcctcgAGACATTAAGTCGccagagtacacttcaccctggtcactgaccatgcgcccttgaagtggttaaacaccatgaaggacacaaaaccaaggttgaccaggtggtatatggccctccaacccttctcttttgatattcagcatagacctggaaaggaaaatggaaatgctgattttttgtcaagaggagtggagggtcgggcttcagccatgtgggacagtagccacacacaaacaggggaggtatgtgacagggtgaagtcaacccctatcaattatgcatgggaaacatatgtctgagtgcttcatccagcactcataagggttaactcaggtggaagttaggtaatcaggaaataagctgacacctgagag from Ascaphus truei isolate aAscTru1 chromosome 17, aAscTru1.hap1, whole genome shotgun sequence carries:
- the LOC142467781 gene encoding macrophage-stimulating protein receptor-like, which translates into the protein MMGSLFPLLLPLSLLFLGHLVNPWQCPDEPRSSSLDHNVQYDLPNYVAPKHIQDLISKDGQEPLVFMAITNHLQVLHGSDLRILQSVTTGPTNSSECSRCSQCSMGSARPDQPEDTESQVLVLDPEEDILYSCGCSLRGLCFLHQLIGAKISDSKCLFDEQENFHLLCRDCVSSPLGTLLTVVTRGYTAYFYLASSVVSRMAESYSPVSVSVRRLLSTEDGFADGFHSLMVFPQFSDSYPIRYLHTFRTEDFVYFLTVQLEELGGTAYHSRVVRLSAMEEEMRR